In Desulfovibrio desulfuricans, the genomic stretch TCCCTGGCTCTTTGCCGCGTTTTTTTGACGCGCTTCGGCTCCGCACGCCTGAAGACCTTGTTACAGGCCGTTTTTTTTCATCAGTTCATACCAGTGTCCACGTGAAATACCTGCCACTTCCGAGGCTTTTCGCACGTCTTCCGCGCACATGTCCCAAACCTGTCGCACGTAGGCTTTTTCAGCCTGCGATTTCCATTCACGCAGGCTCGGCGGTTTTTGCCCAAGCGCGTCATTTACCAAAAACCCGTTTTCCTGGGTAGTTATCCCCGCGCCGTCGCTGCCGTGCAACACGCCGTTCTCTTTGCCCGGCGGCACTGCCCCCTGCCCCATGCGACGCCGTACGGAGTCCACGCGCATACGCGTGGGGAGATGCGCAGGCAGGATCAGATCGCTTTTTCCCGCCGTGAGGCATGCCCGCTCAAGACAATGGATCAGTTCGCGCACATTGCCGGGCCAGGCATACTCCAGCAGCACATCCAGCGCCTCGTTGGAAAGGGTTTTTTCCGGCTGATCACTGCCCAGGCAAAAGCGCGCAATGGCCTGCCGCGCCAAAGCGGGGATTTCATCAAGCCGCTCGCGCAACGGCGGAATCACAATGGTGAGGCCTTGCAGCCTGTAGAGCAGGTCTGCCCGGAAGCTGTTTTCCTTGGCCATGTGCTCCAGATTTTTATTGGTGGCGGCCACCAGCCTGAAATCACTGCTGACCTCGCGTACCTCGCCCACAGGGCGAAAACGCCGCTGTTCCAAGGCTCGCAAAAAGACCCCCTGCATGGGCTGAGGCAGGTCACCCACTTCACCCAGAAACAGCGTCCCTTTGTCTGCCGCAAGCAGCAACCCTTCGCGCGCCCTGTCCGCACCGGTGAACGCGCCGCGGCTGTGGCCGAACAAATGGCTTTCCACCAGAGTTTCTGGCAGCGAGGCGCAGTCAACCGTTATAAACGGCCTGGCTGCCCTTGCGCTGTTACGAAAGAGCGCCCGGGCAAAGAGTTCCTTGCCTACGCCGGTTTCTCCCAGCAAAAGCACGTTTACTTCGCTTT encodes the following:
- a CDS encoding sigma-54-dependent transcriptional regulator — protein: MAKVLVVDDEGLMRTMVQVVCNRMGHETLLAASIQEALRMVSEPVDVVLLDVWLPDGNGLEYQADFAHLPGAPDVVVITGNGDGDNAEAALRSGAWEFLTKPLQMRDIEQCLRQILQFRQNRTPVSEALDVDSGHILGSGPGMSRALKLLAQAAKSEVNVLLLGETGVGKELFARALFRNSARAARPFITVDCASLPETLVESHLFGHSRGAFTGADRAREGLLLAADKGTLFLGEVGDLPQPMQGVFLRALEQRRFRPVGEVREVSSDFRLVAATNKNLEHMAKENSFRADLLYRLQGLTIVIPPLRERLDEIPALARQAIARFCLGSDQPEKTLSNEALDVLLEYAWPGNVRELIHCLERACLTAGKSDLILPAHLPTRMRVDSVRRRMGQGAVPPGKENGVLHGSDGAGITTQENGFLVNDALGQKPPSLREWKSQAEKAYVRQVWDMCAEDVRKASEVAGISRGHWYELMKKNGL